The genomic stretch cagattgaacacaccccacccaaatctaactctctctgcacatgttatatctgcctcccctgcagtgcacatggttttgcccaattgctaacaaaaatcctgctgcgctcAACTTACCCCCTTAGTTATTAACTAACAAGTCTCACCAAATGAAGGACAAGCTGATATCATTTTGTCTGTTTCCTGTAGATTTTAATTTAGCTGAAATCATAAAGTAATCTTTGTGCTTTATATACTGTTTATTTCAGATGAGGATCTTCCAGAGTTCAATATTCATCTAATAGTAGATTTGCTTAGACAGGAAAACGGCAAAGATCTCTGCGTCATCAGGGTCCCCCCAGAGATGAAATACGTTGAATATTTTGTAATTGTTGGCGGAACCTCTTCACGACATCTCCAAGCAATGGCACAATACACCCTGAAAATGGTAGTAACTTATATCTGCATTAGTAGCACTTGTTGGCAATTAGATGTAAATGGAAATTTGGTATCTTTAAGGGACTAACAAGTTGCCATCATacgtcagtgatcgcgctgagcccccaaaaaagtgggtcccacggacccctcgcttttaaaaattggggtcctacctgttcttttctgggtcccattggaaagaaggttcatattaatgttattaattattcaaatttaAAAATAGACTtgacttggacactacaaaagtgctgcaagagggagggagggggtgacagtgctgctgagcTGTGTAGCAAACAGGACACTggcgcagagctgtaactagacattttcggTGACCTTTGGCAACAAGTAATTGGTGGTCCTCCTCCCATAATTAAAATGAAGGAcaatgcgcgccggaggcgcgcaccaaaaatttaggtgcgtggcttcatggggaaagagcatggcaaCATAaatgtaccaattcacattacaccacacaggtagagcacgttatacacatttcgccaggtagagcacgttgcacgcattgcaccaggtagagcacgttacacgcattgcgccagttagaacaccatatacacattgcaccagctagagcacgttatacagattgcgccagttacaacaccctatacacactgcaccaggtagagcatgttgtacacattgcaccagcatGTAATACAGATTGCgctagttagaacaccctatacacactgcaccaggtagagcacgttatacacactgcaccaggtagagcatgttccgGACATTGCAcgttatacacgttttatatggtagcagggagtaaggacagagcggcaccagggagtagggacagagagaggcaccagagagagtagggacagagagaggcaccagggagtagggacagagggagtaaGGACAGAGAGTGGCACCAGGTAGTAAGGACAGAgagtggcaccagggagtagggacagagttagcagggacagagagagtcagCAGGGAGTAGGGGCAGAGAGagtcagcagggagtagggacagagagaggcaccagggagtagggacaaagagtggcaccagggagtagggacagacttagcagggacagagagaggcaccagggagtagggacagaggtagcagggagtagggacagagagagaggaaccacggagtagggacagaggtagcagggacagagagaggcaccagggagtaaggacagagagaggcaccacggagtggggacagaggtagcagggagtagggacagagagaggcaccagggagtagggacagggaGTAAGGACAAAgagtggcaccagggagtagggacagatttagcaggcacagagagaggcaccaaagacagaggtagcagggagtggggacagagagaggtaccacggagtagggacagaggtagcagggacagagagaggcaccgggGAGTaatgacagaggtagcagggacagagagaggcaccagggagtagggacagagagaggcaccagggagtagggacagagtgtggcaccaggaagtagggacagagtgtggcaccagggagaagggacagagtgtggcaccagggagtagggacagagttagcagggacagagagaggcaccagggagtagggacagaggtagcagggagtagggacagagagaggcaccacggagtagggacagagagagggagtagggacagagagaggcaccagggagtagggacagagagaggcaccagggacagagtgtggcaccagggagtagggacagagtggTAGGAGAGAGTGCAGCCTGGAACTCCCATTGGGGAGCACCACCATACCaacaccctccagggaccaggcccccaccgcaTACCTGTAAAAAGAACACTCTGGGCTCCTCCATGGACACTGCCGGTAGCAGCAGCGGAGTCACGCCGGGGGTATCCCTCACCTTCCCTGGCCAGCTCGTATCTCTTCATCCCGGAGCTCTCCCTCCTCGGCCCCGCAGGACTCAGGCCGCGCCGCAGCACACAGGAAAGTCGGGGGATCGACATGAGGCCTACACCGGAGTCAGAGGATGCGGCCAGGGGGGAGCTGAAAACACGGAGGGGGCGGCCGCCTGGGTGGTGAGAAGAGGGGAAATTAGCGCGGGGAGCGGCAGCAGCGGACTCTGCCGGGCAGGTGTCCACTGGGCTGCCAGGGAGCAGCGGTTAAATCACGGCCACACTACTTGCGGAGGGGGGCACCTGCAGCCGTTATACGTGTGGAGGAAGGGGGggagcatgcggagcagaggatAAGGAGAGGGCGGAGATTATCACactcttcatggtctccgcctcttccaagttcctccctctgttgCTGTGGAGACCTGCCTGACTGACcgcacaggacagcgctgcgtgtgagagcgcgtcctgagggacccagTGCTTTTTTATATTTGTGTCCCCATCATCAATTTTGgggtaaaatatgcgctatagcgcgtttttgcgatcactgtacgTGTAAAGAtcaaatgtattattttttttcatATTACCAATTTCACAACATTAAATTCTGCAGAAAATGTACTTCTATGTAAGCCTCTTATTAGAGAAGACATCTGTACTCACATGGTCAGTGCTAAATGAGAAATACATTTACTTGTGTTGGCTGTGGCTAATTTTTAGCTACCATGTGCAGCATTGTAGTGACTCTATAGTAAAGCACGGTATTACCTGCACAGCATGGATTGGTAATCAAATCATTTGAATCAATGGGTCATAGTAACTTGCTGGGTTGGTACGTTTATCATatttagtgttttgttttttttaatgcagaAATTAAGAAATGTTTGCAATAGAGGTGATAAAAATCACATTATTTTTAATGCGATTTTGCATTTTTCCAAAATAAAGCATACACACTGTGGGAAAAAATGGACGTTTTTTTAAATCACCCGTGTAAATATCATGATAAAATTAGCAATTTAAATGGCTCATTTTGCAAATATTTCAGTGGTGCCGATTCAATGGCACATGCCACCTACTGGCCACCTAAAAAAAATAGGCATCTTTCTGAGCTTCTCTATTGTTTCTCCGATAGACACTCATTAGTCGTGGCAGTCACATTTTTTTCTCACAGTCTCaggaggtgcgagaaaaaaatgtgttacaaagtccattgtttgggcgcccaaacccaGATTTTGAATGCCCATTCAAGCTCTTTAGACGGGTTTAGTCGCTTTGGAGCTGTCAGGTGCCTTAACTGGTAATGGGTTtttgatcggagcaacaattgattaACTCCGATAGAAACCCATTGCTATAGACGCCCATCAGGTGGCGCAGTAAACAATTGAATCAGCCCAATGTGTCCAAAGTGCTTAAAAACACAGAAGGAAAAAGTGACAACAAATCTGGAATCCTTTTAATTCCCTTGTGAAGAGGTGTTATAGTGTCGGATTGGGGAATGGGggacccactgggggaatgcagtggtagggccccatgcttaggggtgtggccagtcaccacagaggcttgattatccattagagagtgcacggtctgggccctttgataaatatacatagtaagTACTGCTAGTGAATTCATtataatttaccagattaataacatgaatgcactgtagaaattacaccatagtcctgtgcggtataatgtaacatatgtataatataatgtaccgtctggaacctgatccctagaggagaaggtgggccttcaagcagtggggcccaccaggaagGTTTTCCCTGTGCCCCTTTGGGCCAGTCCGACCTATGAGGTGTGGTAACTGTTGGCAGACCTAAttttttttcttctcatctctTTTCATTGACTCAATAGGGTAAAAAGCCCACAATAAAATGATAGGTAAAATGGCATCTTGCAATACAAGCTAGCAATGAGACATGTAATGGAAGAAAATGACATCCCTATAGCTCTTTAACCCCAACACTCTCTTCTCACAACGTGGCTCATTTATTGCGGATCCGTAACTGGAATGTCCACCTCATTTTGTTGATCAGTCAGATTCCGTCCATAAAGCTTGCATGTTAAGTACTTCTTTATAAATGTTCCTGTGTTTCCTTTTAAGTTTTTTATTGCTGTGAGTTGATTAATAGCTGAGCAAAGCTTTGTCATTATGGTGAGCAATGGGTTACATGTATGTGTAAAACAAGAGTTGTGATCTGTAAACAGCCCTTTGTGTTCTTTCCCAGTACAAGTATCTGAAGGAGGAAAGTAAATCTCATCTTTGCATAGAGGGAAGGGACACGGATGACTGGATGTGCATAGACTTTGGTAGGTATTCATTCTTAACATAAAAAACCCTCCTAATTGAGAATAAAGTAAGGTATTGTCACCAGAAAGATAGAAGTAAAATTAATGTTAAAGCGCCTTTGTCTTTGTTATTAGTCATATGATAGATAAAAGTTGATTGCTACGGTTCAGTGCACAGTTTGCAGCTAAATCCAGTGTTCGTTAGTAAACGAGCCAATCCTCTGTTGTTGCTCCTATAATGCTTACAGACTTTTTTTTGTTATTGAACAGGTAACATTGTAGTTCATTTCATGCTAGCAGAAACCAGAGAGACTTATCAGTTGGAGAAGCTGTGGACGTTGCGATCCCACGATGACCAGTTATCTCAGATGGTGCAAGAGATTTTGCCATCAGATTTCACATTCGGACTTCAACAGCATAAAGAGTGATCTATCGGCTATAATTACTTCATATATCAAGCTGGACTGAAATGTGCCATTCAAGATGCCCGTGCTGTACGCCTTGGTCATTACTTTAGGAAGATGGTGCAGAAGATTTATCCAGAGAGCAGCACTTTGGTTTCGGAAAAACAACACAAGAACAGCTTATAGTTGTATTGCTGGTTGTTACGTGTGTATGGTCTGTCACCCGCAGAAACCTGGGAATCAGGGTCACATTATAGCAACCGTTTGGAATACAAACTAGTCCTTTTAAAATCCTATTcagttgtaaataaataatcctgaCCTCCAGTCCCAATGTGTCCTGATAAgaaacatcatacctcccaactgtcccgattttcgctggacagtcccgtttttctggggactgtcccacccacgggccgcagtgtgggagggtgcagttgggaggctcttgtcACTGCTGTAGCTTCTATTtgcgagtgacagggagagggggcataccagcagctcacagtgACGGACAAGGGAGCCTGGCTTACGATTGTGGCATCAccaagaagccacacccctttttgagaccacgccccttttcgggagcgtgcATGGTTTCGCCgctcgtgtgtccctctttcaacaTAAAGAAAGGTTGGAGGTATGAAACATGTCTACAGTACAGAGAGCGGAGAATGTGCTTTCACTGAGCCACACTGATATGTCAGCAGGAAAGCTAGGCTACGCTCACTTACGCTTTTACTATCTTCAAACAAATCATCAATGGTTTCCCCACCCAATGGTCATACCTGCTTTTCTATTTACTGGGCGCAGGCCAATTAAAGCCTGGGGGCGAGGCTTCATGGGTGTTGGGGACACGGACCATCCTggcacatttaaaaaacaaaacatcagCGGCTGTTATTCCTTCGATGTCGGTAAACCATCGGGTTCTccctgaagggttaactcttctgtgctttgtaaatattactttttatatgatcaatttccttataatagttacagtgtaaaagtgaatatttctacttccctaatgaagggttaaaacatgctatatgaactgttatgtgtttgcatagatacgtactaccctgtgtcgggtacctttatctgctcatacaataccaggcttgtatgtgtctgcttTTCAAGGACAgtcccataccagatcaaacctgttatttctatttttgtgtggtaccaaatatcctgtgttacagactttgttaaatgttttgagaaacttgtagaaaaacccatatatggacatccgccttatcaattctgcctggtaactactaacgagccaataagaagtgtaacaacatgtcagttacacccatatacgttgtcttttatacttttgttaacctcataataaaccagtgtgaatctttactgcttgtgttgtgcatgtaactcatagcatgaaggtttacactcacagacgtctaagaggccatcacatcgagggttaaagaatatagggactatcctttcaagtgggggctacgtccgcgattcagtgatcgtccctggatggtaaggatagagaatttattgtctgtctttgccatacgggattgcggtcatacactgaagctgaatccgtgtcagtgttctgggaacacgtgaccaaacatctttaatgtctgggacttaaagatacgtctgagaagggaccaggggtccaagcgcaattctccaaagacgttagtatctgggatacttaaaatagacctgggagtctatacataacgtgacgttagtatctgggatacttaaaaatagacctggggtctatacataacgtagagaatacctcgatttgatcgtctatatattcttgtatgtttgtagtgagataagttcttatatttggtccagacggctggtaagttttcgtctgccagatatctttactcaaacacttttcctgcttcctgtttaaaacgctgtatttttctgacatcttgtacgaatggtaagtatcgtacacgtcaaaagatttcatgttctcactatacagataatattgtgatattgtcaatgactaattaactggttagctgatgcatatagtaagtagagtgttgtaaattttagatattttcttttaaagttgtactgttgatttatattactgtctgacaatgggctctagtcagagaaaaaaaaaaaaaaaactacatatcccccgcccctccctggtgagacatgcaagatgtatgtcgcccgcaactctacctcagagtattacttagttaacccatgggtggataatttagcgggatggacagagaaagcaggacaggacccattcctacgggaaggcagtaattaccctttctatatggaggattacaaaaatgtcagttcccaacagcacagaagcgaagaagtgagaaactgtaaaatctttgaaaaccctctccctcccccttacattccaatatatcctgcgctcggagacacagatctcttggcagcagtaaccctttcacaccagatgggatcgcctccaactccactgctggagggtgcgtccactagctctatccctaacgcaccagtaacccagagtttagataatagtaaaacactgtcccaagcccactattaccctcgatggctgtatatcttatttgcgcaaagcttgcaaaggacgcagctatacacatatggaggaagtctttaaaacccgtgctcctttgcctgtgtttttttgcctgtcgctgtagcttgtaaactgaaaccctcggagtctgttactgagttttggaaaaggtttaaggactgctggacagatgacgctggcttacctttgcttaactcagaaagcttactcatttccaccttcattaacaacctacccaccaatgcctgacttagctcaagtaaaccccgctctttggtcagaaggtccatatgacactggcctaatctcatgcacaccacataaggccaatctcaaacccgactcacaacctgtttatagaaggtctcatacagcaattcttacaacagggtattctcagacatattgtatcaccatactgtactcctgtgaaccctgttgccaaagttgatggcagtataagatttgtacaggatctcagagcgatcaatcagttaattgtcccaattgcaccaattgttccagatgtaaactcactcatttctgcaatccctgcagatgctgcgttcttctctgtaattgatttgaagaatgccttttttcagcatacctgtagattcacagacacaattactttttgccttttcttttgagggtaaacaacttacctggtgcagattattgacgcacctgttgtctccaggccacattggggccctggcaacctcaccatggttcagtcctgctacagtatgcagatgatctgctgctctgtagtcaaactgaggaggcctgccgagaggatggtgtttcattactaaactggctttgtgaatgtggacacaaggtgtccaaaacaaaaatgcaatggtgtaaaaagcatgttgattacttaggttttgtgctcactcagggagagaggaaaatcagtccacaacgcatacagtctgtattgggcctggtcaccccaactacccagaaggaactactgtccttcctgggtatggtaaattactgcagacagtggatatctgattgctcttattatgataacattttgagacaagccacactgaaggacaaacctaaaactgtacaatggtcacaagaaatgttaactgcatatgaaagtttaaaatgtatgttgatgaaaagtccggcacttggcctccccaattatgtactacctttccatctatatgcaagggacaattgtaaaaccatggcgggggtgctcacacagtttcatggagggaagttgcgccccgtggcattttttttccaaagtcatgccagtgtctgtgcaaggtatgcctgcctgcctcagggctttggcagcctgtgcaatggttgcagaaatggccactaccctcactttaggccacatcacagtactccacaccacacatgatgtcctggcaatacttaaaggcttgcacacacagcacatgtcagcacaacgccttaagtggatatgaagtactccttttgagtaaccctacccttaccattaagtacactgctagttcttctggccctgcacccattctcaatgcccttttaggcttgaaaggtcccgaggatgaaccacccgacctacatgactgtgctgcttccattgaagctgaaacttctcccagacttgacatgtctcccgttcccataccaggcgcagacatagtttttgttgacggctcctgtagtaggcccaatgacaatacataccaggctggctatgccattgtcaccctccctgacactgtgttggaaaccctgccaataccttatcagtccgcgcaagctgcagaactcattgcactcactagagcatgtccctcccttgacaacgtccatctgctcactcaacttcaagctgctgcgactaatactgatctctccgactgaacttacccaattctgcagaaaaaatcctaaatcaggattaatctgcaaagaggggaaaccctgtataccccagtccagtgcccctttgctcgttgcccattgccgtggtgttggtcaccgtggtgaagccacaacactcctcctactaaccaatgatttttatgttactaatgccaaatcacttgtggaccagtatgttagcagatgcatcacttgcctcaggaacaaccctaataaagctaaacaccagcatcttgaataccccacagaaaactctaggatactcaccctttgaaatactaatgggtagacccttttcctacaccctgggctaagaaaccactagtaatacaggaaggagatctagaactcatcagagaagagtatgtcaggtccctgataacaaaactgaatgaaattgaacatgaggttgtttgtaaaaaccctttgaatccacaggaacctacacacccctttaaagtcagagacagagtcgtggtgaaggtgctccccaggaacaagagcccaggagacttcacctatggtccagagacagaggtcgtagcagttacccgaacagcagtcctgacagaggaaagtcctacctggatccatgcatcccgagtaaaaaaggttcctagaccagacctagagagggaagcaagtgattccagtgaggtacgaaccggggcagacagccctgacctcccacctagcgaagacagaagaacagaaaacgatgaagaacctgccccctatctctatcctggggactatctcgatagccctactggccctcattcacctcacaatatgtgaagtcgacatcacacaaacagatggggtccccaccttgtggtacaattcctccaatacacacgtagccacatacatccttgattatttcatgttccctaaacttgctgacaacaaacacaataaaagcaactgttatgtctgtggcaaatctaggccccacctaggtacagtgccccttaatatacccctagaacaggaaaattgttttttcagcctttttaatgacaccaaaacaaatgacagtcagtgcgaaatgtggaaaagggaatatcccatattgtcaaaaaatcccaacccaggaagcaccataaccatatatcctggaaactatacctgttatacatctaacaccaccacagggagaaatttaaaaaccttcccaccagggtattgtgcaaataaaagaacaactgttttagtcaaccaaactagatcattaggcgacatttattacatatgtggggatatgaagcttagaattaaattagacacaccatggtatggtgagtgtgccctggccaaagtcataatgccactcctaatgatcaccgatgaccccactcctccctctaatactcctgctaatcgaaagaaaagagcactcccaggaggtagctttgacccccacgtatacattgatgctataggggtcccaagaggtgttccaaatgagttcaaagctagagatgaggtggctgcgggttttgagtcattgtttcctatagtaactgtaaataaaaacgtagcctgg from Pseudophryne corroboree isolate aPseCor3 chromosome 5, aPseCor3.hap2, whole genome shotgun sequence encodes the following:
- the MALSU1 gene encoding mitochondrial assembly of ribosomal large subunit protein 1, with translation MWAQRVIRVLARNRRCRACLTSHPGVRLLPPHAAASASSRLACPQPSLLPGAGPLRGISSHTSERTLEPGDDRAEGSAAGRIMDEDLPEFNIHLIVDLLRQENGKDLCVIRVPPEMKYVEYFVIVGGTSSRHLQAMAQYTLKMYKYLKEESKSHLCIEGRDTDDWMCIDFGNIVVHFMLAETRETYQLEKLWTLRSHDDQLSQMVQEILPSDFTFGLQQHKE